TCCTCAATGTTGAATGCAAAAGTCGCCGAACTCGCCGCTCGCCGCCGTGTCGTCACTGGCGGCTTTGCGAATCTTATCGCCCATCAGCCGGGCCACCTCGGCGACAAACGCCTCGACCTCGCGCGGCTCGCCTTCGGCGACGAGTTCGACGCGGCCGTCGACGAGATTTTTGACGTAACCCGTCACCGAAAAGTTCCCGGCGGCGCGGGCGGCCGTGTATCGAAACCCCACGCCCTGCACATGCCCGCTGTATCGCACCGTCCGGCGAATCATGCCTGTCATCATAACACGCTCGGCACATTGCACCCGGCCGCGCCGAACCCGACAATGCGGGCATGGATGAACCGGTTGTGATTGCCACATGGTCGTTCGGAGCGATCGCCAACGCCGCCGCCTTTCCGCTGCTCGACGCGGGCGGGTCGTGCCTCGACGCCGTCGAAGCCGGCTGCTGCGCCGTCGAGGCCGACGAAAAAGTCGCCAGCGTCGGTCGCGGCGGCCTGCC
This window of the Planctomycetota bacterium genome carries:
- a CDS encoding acylphosphatase; translation: MIRRTVRYSGHVQGVGFRYTAARAAGNFSVTGYVKNLVDGRVELVAEGEPREVEAFVAEVARLMGDKIRKAASDDTAASGEFGDFCIQH